The following proteins come from a genomic window of Pseudomonas sp. WJP1:
- a CDS encoding ABC transporter substrate-binding protein, with protein MVFNKRVVAALTAGILAIGFDNVAMAQTISFVGWGGGTQEAQNDVWAKPFSEQTGVKAVMDGPTDYGKLKAMVDSGNVEWDVVDVEGDFALRAAAEGLLEPIDYSVVNRDKIAPRFVSEHGVGAFYYSFVLGYNQGKLSGAKTPQDWTALFDTSKYPGKRALYRWPSPGTLELALLADGVPADKLYPLDLDRAFKKLDTIKRDIVWWSGGAQSQQLLASGEASLGQFWNGRISALQKDGAPVGVNWKQNLVMSDMLVIPKGSKNKEAAMKFLAVATSARAQADFSDRTAYGPVNLDSTALLDKVQAPNMPTSYADEQITLDLSYWAKNGPSIATRWNEWLVK; from the coding sequence ATGGTGTTCAACAAACGCGTTGTCGCGGCACTGACCGCAGGCATTCTGGCAATCGGGTTCGATAACGTGGCGATGGCTCAAACCATCAGCTTCGTCGGTTGGGGCGGCGGCACCCAGGAGGCGCAAAACGACGTCTGGGCCAAACCCTTCAGTGAGCAGACAGGGGTCAAGGCCGTCATGGATGGCCCCACCGATTATGGCAAGCTCAAGGCCATGGTCGACAGTGGAAATGTGGAATGGGACGTGGTCGACGTGGAGGGCGATTTTGCATTGCGCGCCGCCGCCGAGGGCTTGCTCGAGCCCATCGACTACAGCGTGGTGAATCGCGACAAGATCGCTCCGCGTTTTGTTTCCGAGCATGGTGTGGGTGCTTTCTACTATTCCTTCGTGCTCGGTTACAACCAAGGCAAACTGTCAGGCGCCAAAACCCCGCAAGACTGGACAGCCCTGTTCGACACCAGCAAATACCCCGGGAAACGTGCCCTCTACCGATGGCCAAGCCCGGGCACCCTGGAATTGGCGCTGCTGGCCGATGGCGTCCCCGCCGACAAACTCTACCCACTGGATCTGGACCGCGCCTTCAAGAAGCTTGACACCATCAAGCGCGATATCGTCTGGTGGAGCGGTGGTGCCCAGTCACAGCAACTGCTGGCGTCGGGCGAGGCAAGTCTTGGTCAATTCTGGAACGGGCGGATCAGCGCACTGCAGAAAGACGGGGCCCCGGTGGGCGTGAACTGGAAGCAGAACCTGGTGATGTCGGACATGCTGGTCATCCCCAAAGGCTCCAAAAACAAGGAGGCGGCGATGAAGTTCCTGGCGGTGGCCACCAGCGCCAGGGCTCAGGCCGACTTCTCTGACCGCACCGCCTATGGGCCGGTGAACCTCGACAGCACTGCGCTGCTGGACAAGGTTCAGGCACCCAACATGCCGACCTCCTACGCGGACGAGCAGATCACCCTTGACCTGAGCTATTGGGCCAAGAACGGACCATCGATCGCGACCCGGTGGAACGAATGGCTAGTGAAGTGA
- a CDS encoding acyl-CoA thioesterase codes for MSPLNISLSSAVVHHWHCDHYGHMNTRHYAALFDDAIFLFWGRLGRDSHSTDKARIVPVTAEMKTGFIAEAQAGTIVALNAQVIRVGSKSVSLRFEMTESGANRLLATCDVVEVFFDTHTRSSQPIPDPIRQQLQEVFTPLPS; via the coding sequence ATGTCGCCCCTGAACATCTCCCTCAGTTCGGCAGTCGTTCATCATTGGCATTGCGACCATTACGGACACATGAACACTCGCCACTACGCGGCGTTGTTTGACGATGCCATCTTTCTTTTCTGGGGTCGCCTGGGCAGGGATTCACACTCCACCGACAAGGCCCGGATCGTGCCGGTGACCGCTGAAATGAAAACCGGCTTCATCGCCGAAGCTCAAGCCGGAACCATCGTCGCGCTGAATGCACAGGTGATCAGAGTCGGATCAAAATCCGTGAGTCTGCGCTTTGAAATGACAGAGTCAGGTGCCAACAGGCTGTTGGCCACCTGCGATGTCGTGGAAGTGTTCTTTGACACGCATACGCGAAGCAGCCAACCGATCCCGGACCCTATTCGACAACAGCTTCAGGAGGTATTCACTCCCCTTCCCTCTTGA
- a CDS encoding ABC transporter permease produces MLLTPNAMSPRLRWGLYLGTGLISSVLLVPIVFIVLLSFGSSQWLVFPPPAWSTKWYVQFFSNAQWMDAAWSSLKVAMLTTLFAVALGLPTAFALVRGRFPGRELLYGLFTLPMIVPLVIIAVAVYALFLKLGLTGTLFSFVVSHVIVALPFTMISIINSLKLFDRSIEDAAVICGASRWQAIYKVTFPAIRPGLVAGALFAFLVSWDEVVMSVMMASPTLQTLPVKMWTTLRQDLTPVIAVASSLLIGLSLLIMLIASRLRQRH; encoded by the coding sequence ATGCTGCTGACTCCCAATGCCATGAGCCCGAGGCTGCGGTGGGGCCTCTACCTGGGCACCGGCCTGATCTCCTCGGTCCTGCTGGTGCCCATCGTCTTCATCGTACTGTTGTCGTTTGGTTCGTCCCAATGGCTGGTATTCCCTCCACCCGCCTGGAGCACCAAATGGTACGTGCAGTTTTTTTCCAACGCGCAGTGGATGGACGCTGCCTGGTCCAGCCTGAAGGTTGCCATGTTGACCACGCTGTTCGCGGTGGCACTGGGGTTGCCGACAGCGTTCGCGCTGGTGCGTGGGCGGTTTCCCGGGCGCGAACTGCTCTACGGGTTGTTTACCCTGCCGATGATCGTGCCGCTGGTGATCATCGCCGTGGCGGTGTATGCGCTGTTTCTCAAGCTGGGGCTGACCGGCACGCTGTTCTCGTTCGTGGTCAGCCATGTGATCGTCGCGCTGCCGTTCACCATGATTTCGATCATCAACTCACTGAAACTGTTCGACCGTTCGATCGAGGATGCTGCCGTGATCTGCGGCGCCTCTCGCTGGCAGGCCATCTACAAGGTGACCTTCCCGGCCATTCGGCCAGGGCTGGTAGCCGGCGCACTGTTCGCCTTCCTGGTGTCGTGGGATGAAGTGGTCATGAGCGTGATGATGGCCAGCCCAACGTTGCAAACCTTGCCGGTGAAAATGTGGACGACCCTGCGCCAGGATCTCACCCCCGTCATTGCCGTCGCTTCCTCGCTGTTGATCGGTCTGTCGCTGCTGATCATGTTGATCGCCAGTCGCTTGCGCCAACGTCATTAA
- a CDS encoding 3-hydroxyacyl-CoA dehydrogenase family protein — protein sequence MPLHTQGFKDEVNTIAVVGAGLIGCSWAALFAAAGNQVNLYDSRPEAARLMSDFWTSVKPTLIKLGMATAETVPKLEVFTTLADAIRDADFIQECIPERLDAKQALYAEMEPVLKPQAIVATSSSGLKLSDLQAQWQDPGRIIIAHPFNPPHLIPLVELYGNERTAEGVLQRSTALYERCGKVVITLKREVLAHVANRLQAALWREAIHLVIEDVASLKDVDTAVSAGPGLRWAVMGPHLLLNLGGGEGGLRAYCEQFKDSYHQWWDDLGTPQLTAQNIDKLVQALGEEIAGRDYNQLRSERDNKLVAILGAMKDVEAKHLKADDVA from the coding sequence ATGCCGCTGCACACTCAAGGATTCAAAGACGAGGTAAACACGATCGCCGTTGTTGGCGCGGGACTTATCGGGTGCAGCTGGGCAGCGCTTTTCGCTGCAGCCGGCAATCAGGTGAACCTGTATGACAGCCGTCCGGAGGCGGCGCGGTTGATGTCTGATTTCTGGACATCCGTCAAACCGACGCTGATCAAGCTCGGCATGGCGACGGCCGAGACCGTGCCAAAACTTGAAGTCTTCACAACGCTCGCGGACGCGATACGGGATGCCGACTTCATTCAGGAGTGCATCCCGGAGCGGCTCGACGCCAAGCAAGCGCTTTACGCCGAAATGGAGCCCGTACTCAAGCCCCAGGCCATCGTGGCGACCAGCTCTTCTGGCCTGAAACTCTCGGATCTGCAAGCGCAATGGCAAGACCCGGGGCGCATCATCATCGCCCACCCCTTCAACCCCCCGCACCTGATTCCGCTGGTAGAGCTCTACGGCAACGAACGTACCGCCGAGGGCGTGCTGCAGCGCTCAACGGCCCTGTACGAGCGTTGCGGCAAAGTCGTGATCACGCTCAAACGCGAAGTGCTGGCCCATGTTGCGAACCGCCTGCAAGCCGCCCTCTGGCGCGAAGCCATCCACCTGGTGATCGAAGACGTGGCCAGCCTCAAGGACGTTGACACCGCCGTCAGTGCGGGGCCGGGCTTGCGCTGGGCGGTCATGGGGCCTCACCTGTTGCTCAACCTGGGCGGTGGTGAAGGCGGCTTGCGCGCCTACTGCGAGCAGTTCAAGGACAGCTACCACCAATGGTGGGATGACCTGGGCACTCCGCAATTGACAGCACAGAACATCGACAAGCTGGTGCAAGCGCTGGGCGAGGAAATCGCCGGCCGCGATTACAACCAGCTGCGCAGTGAACGCGACAACAAGCTGGTCGCCATTCTCGGCGCCATGAAGGACGTCGAAGCCAAACACCTGAAGGCTGACGACGTCGCGTAA
- a CDS encoding ABC transporter permease, with translation MASEVKLSVPAGAGTTRQSAVTSTTTAHSLRRWTGFGNLGPAALFLGVFFLAPLIGLLLRGVLEPVPGIGNYSQLFDNSAYTRVLLNTFSVAGLVTLFSLVLGFPLAWVITLVPRGWGRWLMNIVLLSMWTSLLARTYSWLVLLQSSGVVNKVLMALGLIDQPLEMVHNLTGVVIGMTYIMIPFIVLPLQATLQAIDPMVLQAGSICGASPWTNFYRVMLPLCRPGLFSGALMVFVMSLGYYVTPALLGGAQNMMLPEFIVQQVQTFLNWGLASAAAALLILITLVLFYFYLKLQPESPVGSINER, from the coding sequence ATGGCTAGTGAAGTGAAACTCAGCGTGCCGGCGGGGGCCGGCACCACCCGACAGAGCGCGGTGACGAGCACGACCACCGCGCACAGTCTCCGACGCTGGACAGGGTTCGGCAACCTCGGACCGGCAGCGCTGTTTCTCGGCGTGTTTTTCCTTGCCCCGTTGATCGGTCTGTTGCTGCGAGGTGTGCTCGAACCCGTCCCGGGCATTGGCAATTACTCACAACTGTTCGACAACTCAGCCTATACCCGTGTGCTGCTCAATACCTTTTCGGTGGCGGGCCTGGTAACCCTGTTCAGTCTGGTCCTGGGCTTCCCGCTGGCCTGGGTGATCACCCTGGTGCCCCGAGGCTGGGGCCGATGGCTGATGAACATCGTCCTGTTGTCGATGTGGACCAGCCTGCTGGCACGTACCTATTCATGGTTGGTGCTATTGCAGTCTTCGGGGGTGGTGAACAAGGTGCTGATGGCCCTGGGCTTGATCGATCAACCGCTGGAAATGGTGCACAACCTGACCGGTGTAGTGATCGGTATGACTTACATCATGATCCCGTTCATCGTTCTGCCCCTGCAGGCCACCCTGCAGGCTATCGACCCGATGGTACTGCAGGCCGGTTCGATCTGCGGGGCCAGCCCGTGGACCAACTTTTACCGGGTGATGCTGCCGTTGTGCAGGCCCGGGTTGTTCTCCGGCGCGCTGATGGTGTTCGTCATGTCGCTGGGGTATTACGTGACCCCGGCGCTGCTGGGTGGGGCGCAGAACATGATGCTGCCGGAGTTCATCGTCCAGCAGGTGCAGACCTTCCTCAACTGGGGCCTGGCCAGTGCCGCCGCGGCGCTGCTGATCCTGATCACGCTGGTGCTGTTCTACTTCTATCTCAAGCTGCAACCGGAATCCCCGGTCGGCTCGATCAACGAGAGATAA
- a CDS encoding 3-keto-5-aminohexanoate cleavage protein encodes MKRKVVLTCAVTGDGPLNPKYPDYPITPEQIARSCLQAAEAGAAIVHIHGRNAETGEGDRSAAVFREIVERVRAENQDVVINLTTGMGGTFVPEPNNEALAHPTTDVANAAERVRHVFDNRPEICTLDATTMNLEGGIAGAPDCVFMNTPGKLRDMAMLIREAGTRVEIEAFNPGDILLARKLIEDGYIDSPPLFQLCLGVKWSAPADVKSLVYMKDLLPDNAIWSAFGVSRFQMQMVALSTMMGGHCRVGLEDNIYLERGVFATNAQLVERASRIIRDLGCEVASPDEAREIFGLSGART; translated from the coding sequence ATGAAACGTAAAGTCGTGCTGACCTGTGCCGTGACCGGAGATGGGCCGCTCAATCCGAAATACCCCGACTACCCGATCACCCCCGAGCAAATCGCGCGCTCCTGCCTGCAAGCCGCCGAGGCTGGCGCCGCGATCGTGCATATCCATGGCCGCAATGCCGAAACAGGCGAAGGCGACCGCTCTGCAGCCGTCTTTCGCGAGATCGTCGAGCGTGTGCGCGCCGAAAACCAGGATGTGGTGATCAATCTCACCACGGGCATGGGCGGTACCTTTGTGCCTGAGCCGAACAACGAAGCACTGGCGCACCCGACCACCGACGTGGCCAATGCCGCGGAACGGGTGCGGCATGTCTTCGACAACCGCCCTGAAATCTGCACGCTCGACGCGACCACCATGAACCTCGAAGGTGGCATCGCCGGCGCGCCAGACTGCGTGTTCATGAATACGCCCGGCAAGCTGCGTGACATGGCCATGCTGATCCGCGAAGCGGGCACGCGAGTGGAAATCGAGGCGTTCAATCCGGGTGACATTCTGCTGGCCCGCAAACTTATAGAAGACGGCTACATCGATTCCCCTCCCCTGTTCCAACTGTGCCTGGGGGTGAAATGGTCAGCGCCGGCCGACGTCAAATCACTCGTCTACATGAAAGACCTGCTGCCGGACAACGCCATCTGGAGCGCCTTTGGCGTGTCGCGCTTCCAGATGCAGATGGTCGCCCTCTCGACCATGATGGGGGGCCATTGCCGGGTGGGTCTTGAAGACAACATTTATCTGGAGCGCGGCGTGTTTGCCACCAACGCTCAACTGGTCGAGCGCGCCAGCCGAATCATCCGCGACCTGGGTTGCGAGGTGGCGAGCCCGGATGAAGCCCGCGAAATTTTCGGTTTGAGCGGCGCAAGAACATGA